A genomic stretch from Desulfohalobium retbaense DSM 5692 includes:
- a CDS encoding sigma-54 interaction domain-containing protein gives MAFPDNLPCEAILDSIADGVFTVDLEWTITSFNRAATQITGIARQDAVGQKCWEVLRSSLCDGSCALETCLRDATSISNKSIFIIRPDGSKVPISISAAPLHNHQGECIGGVETFRDLSAIQVMRQEMEQRYTFEDIVGKSEALSKIFRILPQVAQSPSSVLLTGESGTGKELFARALHNLSPRRQGPLVVVNCGALPEHLLESELFGYKAGAFTDAKKDKPGRFQLADGGTLFLDEIGDLPLALQVKLLRVLQEKQVEPLGAVAPVPTDVRIIAATNRDLEHLVREGRFREDLFYRLNVAQLRLPPLRERQEDIPLLANHFIRRFNLLQGKEVQGISEDALATLIRHDFPGNIRELENILEYSFILCSSGFIQLEHLPEKFHPQEASSPNTNAPMTMEEVKVQAARQALARNQGKKMAACRELDISKDTLRRLLRQG, from the coding sequence ATGGCGTTTCCCGACAATTTGCCCTGCGAGGCCATCCTGGACAGCATTGCCGACGGGGTGTTCACCGTGGACCTCGAATGGACGATCACCTCGTTCAACCGGGCCGCCACTCAGATTACCGGCATCGCCCGCCAGGATGCCGTGGGGCAAAAATGCTGGGAGGTCTTGCGGTCTTCGCTGTGTGACGGCTCTTGTGCCCTGGAGACCTGCCTGCGGGATGCCACCTCCATCAGCAACAAATCCATTTTTATTATCCGCCCCGACGGGAGCAAAGTGCCCATCTCCATCAGCGCGGCCCCATTGCACAACCACCAGGGCGAATGCATCGGCGGCGTGGAGACCTTTCGGGACCTGAGCGCCATCCAGGTCATGCGCCAGGAGATGGAGCAACGCTACACCTTTGAAGACATCGTCGGCAAAAGCGAAGCCCTGTCCAAGATCTTCCGCATCTTGCCGCAGGTGGCCCAGAGTCCGTCCTCGGTTCTGCTGACCGGCGAATCGGGCACAGGCAAGGAATTGTTTGCCCGCGCCCTGCACAACCTCAGCCCGCGCCGACAGGGCCCTCTGGTTGTAGTCAACTGCGGCGCCCTTCCCGAGCACCTCCTGGAATCCGAACTTTTCGGCTACAAGGCCGGTGCGTTCACCGACGCCAAAAAAGACAAACCCGGCCGATTCCAACTCGCCGATGGCGGGACCCTGTTTTTGGACGAGATCGGCGATCTGCCTCTGGCCCTGCAGGTCAAACTGTTGCGGGTGTTGCAGGAAAAACAGGTCGAACCCCTCGGCGCTGTGGCTCCGGTGCCTACGGACGTGCGGATCATCGCCGCCACCAACCGGGACCTGGAACACCTTGTTCGCGAAGGCCGGTTCCGCGAGGACCTCTTCTACCGTCTCAATGTCGCCCAACTCCGACTGCCCCCACTGCGCGAGCGGCAGGAAGACATCCCCTTGTTGGCCAACCATTTCATACGGCGCTTCAACCTCCTGCAAGGTAAAGAGGTCCAGGGCATTTCCGAGGACGCTCTGGCCACCCTTATACGTCACGATTTTCCCGGCAACATCAGGGAGTTGGAAAACATCCTCGAATACAGTTTCATCCTGTGCTCTTCAGGATTCATCCAACTCGAGCATTTGCCGGAAAAATTCCATCCTCAGGAGGCAAGTTCCCCGAACACCAATGCCCCCATGACCATGGAAGAGGTCAAGGTCCAAGCCGCCCGGCAGGCCCTGGCCCGCAACCAGGGCAAAAAAATGGCCGCCTGCCGCGAACTCGATATCAGCAAGGATACCCTGCGCCGCCTTTTGCGCCAGGGGTAA
- the hypB gene encoding hydrogenase nickel incorporation protein HypB: MQIPVVRDILEQNDQVAEELKSLFAEKNILVLNLMSSPGAGKTTLLEHTLHALKEEFGIGVIEGDLQTSNDAERVAATGAQTIQINTDGGCHLSSNMVKKAVEQLDLDRLDILFIENVGNLVCPAEFNLGEDLKVTLLSVTEGDDKPEKYPYMFALSKVVLLNKVDLLPYVDFSLERAEHFARAVNKETQVFSLSCREGDGLDEWYEWLRGAAKDKRTHS, translated from the coding sequence ATGCAGATTCCCGTGGTACGCGATATCCTGGAACAAAACGACCAAGTGGCGGAAGAACTCAAATCGCTGTTTGCCGAAAAAAATATCCTGGTCTTGAACCTGATGAGTTCGCCGGGGGCAGGGAAAACGACCCTGCTGGAACACACCCTCCACGCCTTGAAGGAGGAATTCGGCATCGGGGTCATTGAGGGCGACCTCCAGACCTCGAACGACGCCGAGCGCGTCGCGGCCACTGGGGCCCAGACCATCCAGATCAACACCGACGGCGGCTGCCATCTGAGCAGCAACATGGTCAAAAAGGCCGTGGAGCAATTGGATCTGGACCGGCTGGACATCCTGTTCATCGAAAACGTCGGCAACCTTGTCTGCCCGGCTGAATTCAACCTCGGCGAGGATCTCAAGGTCACCTTGCTCAGTGTCACCGAGGGCGACGACAAGCCCGAAAAATACCCCTACATGTTCGCTCTGTCCAAGGTCGTGCTCCTGAATAAGGTCGATCTTCTGCCCTACGTCGATTTCAGCCTGGAACGCGCTGAGCACTTCGCCCGGGCGGTCAACAAGGAGACCCAGGTCTTCTCCCTTTCCTGCCGCGAGGGCGACGGGCTCGACGAGTGGTACGAATGGCTCCGCGGCGCGGCCAAAGACAAGCGCACCCACTCCTGA
- a CDS encoding hydrogenase maturation nickel metallochaperone HypA, with protein MHEMSIAQSLVEILQDEMTKHGVSRLKRVKVKHGRLAAVVPEALDMAFQALTVETDMAGATLELEEVPVQVRCSACGAEFAPEEASTLYLPCPQCEEPFGHEILSGKELYIDELEAE; from the coding sequence ATGCATGAAATGTCAATCGCACAAAGTCTGGTGGAAATCCTGCAGGATGAGATGACCAAACACGGCGTCAGCCGCCTCAAGCGGGTCAAGGTCAAACACGGCCGCCTCGCCGCTGTGGTCCCCGAAGCGCTGGACATGGCCTTTCAGGCCCTGACAGTGGAGACGGATATGGCCGGGGCAACGTTGGAGTTAGAGGAGGTGCCAGTACAGGTGCGCTGCAGCGCCTGCGGCGCCGAATTCGCGCCCGAAGAGGCATCCACGCTCTACCTCCCCTGTCCCCAATGCGAGGAACCGTTTGGTCACGAGATCCTGAGCGGCAAAGAATTGTACATTGATGAGTTGGAGGCGGAATAA
- a CDS encoding tRNA (cytidine(34)-2'-O)-methyltransferase, with amino-acid sequence MQIVLFEPEIPPNTGNIGRLCAATTTPLHLIEPLGFRLEDRYLKRAGLDYWPHLDLTVWPDWPSFCDSLPSGARLVASSARQGAAYHTVAFRTEDYIVLGPESSGLPSAICEQAAELVRIPIWGQVRSLNLANATSVLLYEALRQTGGLEGR; translated from the coding sequence ATGCAGATTGTTCTTTTTGAACCTGAAATCCCTCCCAATACTGGCAATATCGGGCGTCTTTGTGCCGCGACCACAACGCCCTTGCATCTTATCGAGCCCCTCGGGTTTCGCCTGGAGGACCGGTATTTGAAGCGGGCCGGCCTCGACTATTGGCCACACCTGGACCTTACGGTCTGGCCGGACTGGCCTTCGTTTTGCGATTCTCTGCCATCAGGGGCCCGTCTGGTGGCTTCGAGCGCCCGCCAGGGAGCCGCTTACCATACTGTTGCGTTTCGCACAGAAGATTATATCGTCCTCGGCCCGGAGAGCAGTGGGTTGCCCTCCGCGATCTGCGAGCAGGCCGCAGAACTCGTGCGCATCCCGATCTGGGGGCAGGTGCGCAGTCTCAATCTGGCCAACGCCACCTCCGTGCTGTTGTACGAGGCCCTGCGTCAGACAGGGGGACTCGAGGGCCGGTAG
- the eno gene encoding phosphopyruvate hydratase: MRSSTITSVWAREILDSRGNPTVEVEVGLESGDTGRAAVPSGASTGAREALELRDKDAKRYNGKGVTKAVTNVIEEIGDEIAGLDAVRQNEVDERLLELDDTDNKSRLGANAMLGVSLAVARAAAAFVGLPLYRYLGGVNAKILPAPMMNILNGGAHASNNLDIQEFMIMPLGADSFSEALRMGAETFQALKGLLAQDGLVTAVGDEGGFAPNLKSNKQAFEYIMRAIEKAGYVPGKQMALAIDAAASEFFKDGKYVLAGEGKTLSADELVKLYAEYCNEFPIVSIEDGLAEGDWDGWQRLTHELGHAVQLVGDDVFVTNPSLLADGIAEGVANSILIKLNQIGTLTETLDTIEMAREASYTTVISHRSGETEDHFIADLAVATNAGQIKTGSLSRSDRLAKYNQLLRIEEELDEQALYLGPALAMTWFEAD, encoded by the coding sequence ATGCGTAGCAGCACTATCACCTCGGTCTGGGCCAGGGAAATCCTGGACTCCCGGGGCAACCCCACCGTTGAGGTCGAAGTCGGTCTGGAAAGCGGCGACACCGGTCGGGCCGCTGTCCCTTCCGGGGCATCGACCGGCGCCAGAGAAGCCCTGGAATTACGGGACAAGGACGCCAAACGGTATAACGGCAAAGGCGTGACCAAGGCGGTAACCAATGTCATCGAGGAAATCGGCGACGAGATCGCCGGGCTGGACGCGGTACGCCAAAACGAAGTCGACGAACGGCTCCTGGAACTCGACGACACCGACAACAAATCCCGCCTCGGCGCCAACGCCATGCTCGGGGTTTCCCTGGCTGTGGCCCGTGCTGCCGCTGCCTTTGTCGGCCTGCCGTTGTACAGGTACCTCGGCGGCGTGAACGCCAAGATCCTGCCCGCGCCGATGATGAACATTCTCAATGGCGGGGCCCATGCCTCCAACAACCTGGATATCCAGGAATTCATGATCATGCCGCTGGGCGCGGACAGCTTCTCCGAAGCCCTGCGCATGGGCGCCGAAACCTTCCAGGCCCTCAAAGGGCTGCTGGCCCAGGACGGGCTGGTCACCGCCGTTGGCGACGAAGGCGGTTTCGCCCCCAATCTCAAATCGAACAAGCAAGCCTTCGAATACATCATGCGGGCCATTGAAAAAGCCGGATACGTCCCCGGCAAACAGATGGCCCTGGCCATCGACGCCGCCGCCTCAGAATTCTTCAAGGATGGCAAATATGTTTTGGCCGGCGAAGGCAAGACCTTGAGCGCTGACGAACTGGTCAAACTGTACGCCGAATACTGCAACGAATTCCCCATCGTCTCCATTGAGGACGGGCTGGCCGAAGGCGATTGGGACGGCTGGCAGCGGCTGACCCACGAACTCGGCCACGCCGTCCAGCTTGTAGGCGACGACGTCTTTGTCACCAACCCCTCTCTGCTCGCCGACGGGATTGCCGAAGGGGTCGCGAACTCCATTCTCATCAAACTCAACCAGATCGGGACCCTGACCGAGACCCTGGATACCATCGAGATGGCCCGGGAAGCCTCGTACACCACGGTCATTTCCCACCGCTCCGGGGAAACCGAAGACCACTTCATCGCCGATCTCGCTGTGGCCACGAACGCCGGACAGATCAAGACTGGCTCGCTGAGCCGCTCCGACCGTTTGGCCAAGTACAACCAGTTGCTGCGAATCGAAGAGGAATTGGACGAACAGGCTCTGTATCTCGGCCCCGCCCTGGCCATGACCTGGTTCGAAGCAGACTGA
- a CDS encoding type III pantothenate kinase, translating into MSTMYLLLFDVGNTNTKIGLSQDGRLLGSYSFPSSTADTADTWGFRVLEICRYWELAPEKLTAWIISSVVPPLNDALKVAGDRFCACPVHFVPKDIGVPLENHYARPQEVGADRLVTALAARRRFATPAIIVVDFGTATTFDCIQDKAYLGGLICPGVLSSAKGLALQTAKLPQISLELDSDEVQIGMSTSTSLNHGFLFGFASMIEGLCARIQKHLFGEVTVVATGGFGRRLQPVCPCLEHVEPDLLLQGLQYAADQLSCDILGGQPSSSQRRS; encoded by the coding sequence ATGTCCACCATGTATCTTCTTCTTTTTGATGTAGGCAACACCAACACCAAAATCGGGCTCTCCCAGGACGGGCGACTGCTCGGATCGTACAGTTTCCCGAGTTCCACTGCGGATACAGCCGACACCTGGGGCTTTCGCGTCCTGGAGATCTGCCGCTACTGGGAACTGGCTCCAGAAAAGCTCACTGCCTGGATCATTTCCTCGGTCGTGCCGCCGCTCAACGACGCTCTCAAGGTTGCCGGGGACCGTTTTTGTGCCTGTCCCGTCCATTTTGTCCCCAAAGATATCGGCGTGCCGCTGGAGAACCACTACGCCCGGCCCCAGGAGGTCGGTGCCGATCGCCTGGTCACAGCATTGGCCGCCCGCCGCCGTTTTGCCACCCCGGCGATCATTGTCGTGGATTTCGGCACAGCCACGACATTCGACTGCATTCAGGACAAAGCCTATCTCGGAGGGCTGATTTGCCCCGGGGTCTTGTCCTCGGCCAAAGGCCTGGCCCTGCAGACAGCCAAACTGCCCCAGATCAGCCTGGAGCTCGACAGCGATGAAGTCCAGATCGGCATGTCGACCTCCACAAGTCTGAACCACGGTTTCCTCTTCGGTTTTGCCTCCATGATCGAGGGGTTGTGCGCCCGAATCCAGAAACACCTCTTCGGCGAGGTCACCGTTGTGGCCACGGGCGGCTTTGGGCGTCGCCTGCAACCGGTCTGTCCCTGTCTGGAGCATGTCGAACCCGATCTGTTGCTGCAGGGGCTGCAATACGCCGCCGATCAGCTCAGCTGCGACATCCTGGGCGGACAGCCGTCCTCATCCCAGCGCCGGAGTTGA